Proteins from one Nitrospirota bacterium genomic window:
- a CDS encoding beta-xylosidase: MIEAVMLWNEPNNLSHWDFHIDAEWNLYAGMVKSAAAAVAAENPRLLRVLGGISPIDPNFVANMKSKGVLDHVEVVAVHGFPLDWNHWTIHEWPDKLGEIQAVTDLPVWVSEAGVSTFGAEEVQEFGLRRTAELLRGRAGRIHWYSLYDLPRAWPATTRHREAEGSSYYRHFYMGLLREDGSPKLALPSFPAYTPELGICQWFHFEDHRLDDAVRWLKRLGVSYLRTGLSWADSLRPDADAWFDRQMKALEGFSVTLTFCFTPESRGITPHHTSPPRRPEEFAEFCARMVRRYAA; encoded by the coding sequence ATGATTGAGGCCGTCATGCTCTGGAACGAGCCGAACAACCTGTCCCATTGGGACTTTCATATCGACGCCGAGTGGAACCTGTATGCCGGGATGGTGAAGAGCGCCGCCGCCGCCGTCGCAGCCGAGAACCCGCGCCTCCTGCGCGTGCTGGGCGGCATCTCCCCCATCGATCCCAATTTCGTCGCCAACATGAAGAGCAAGGGCGTGCTCGACCACGTCGAGGTGGTCGCTGTCCACGGGTTCCCTCTCGACTGGAACCACTGGACCATCCATGAATGGCCGGACAAGCTCGGAGAGATACAGGCGGTCACCGACCTGCCGGTCTGGGTGTCGGAGGCGGGGGTCTCGACCTTCGGCGCCGAGGAGGTGCAGGAGTTCGGGCTGAGGCGCACTGCCGAGCTGCTCCGGGGGCGGGCCGGGCGCATCCACTGGTACAGCCTGTACGACCTGCCGAGGGCGTGGCCCGCCACGACACGCCACCGCGAGGCCGAAGGGTCGTCGTACTACCGCCATTTTTACATGGGGCTGCTCCGTGAGGACGGCTCTCCCAAGCTCGCACTTCCCTCTTTTCCCGCGTACACGCCGGAGCTCGGCATCTGCCAGTGGTTTCATTTCGAGGACCACCGCCTCGACGACGCCGTGCGATGGCTCAAGAGACTGGGAGTGAGCTACCTGCGGACCGGCCTCAGCTGGGCGGACAGCCTCCGCCCGGATGCCGATGCATGGTTCGACCGGCAGATGAAGGCGCTCGAGGGATTCAGCGTGACGCTCACCTTCTGCTTTACGCCCGAGTCCCGCGGCATTACTCCCCACCACACCAGCCCGCCCCGCCGGCCCGAGGAGTTTGCGGAGTTCTGCGCGCGGATGGTGCGCCGCTATGCAGCATAG
- a CDS encoding SRPBCC family protein — MATAETAIEPRERRMVIRKERKGKGVNVGRAERWISMMGGSILALYGLTRRSRRGRALSLLGSYLLVSRGRSGHCPLYGALGVSTAGAAAAEGISMEKSVIINRPREEVYRFWRNFENLPRFMRHLESVRSTDGRSHWVVREPGGITVEWDAEMTEDRENEFIAWHTLENADIRHKGKVMFSDATGGRGTEVRVKMKYRPPLGALGAAAAKLLTAIPKNQLEEDLRNFKQVMEAGEIPTTEGQPSGRQRR, encoded by the coding sequence ATGGCGACGGCAGAGACAGCGATCGAGCCTCGGGAGAGGCGGATGGTCATACGAAAAGAGCGCAAGGGAAAAGGAGTGAACGTCGGGCGGGCGGAGCGCTGGATCTCGATGATGGGCGGCAGCATTCTCGCACTCTACGGTCTCACCCGCCGCTCCCGCCGGGGCCGGGCGCTTTCCCTGCTCGGCAGCTACCTCCTCGTATCCCGCGGCAGGTCGGGACATTGCCCCCTGTACGGCGCCCTCGGCGTTTCGACTGCAGGAGCGGCGGCCGCCGAGGGGATAAGCATGGAGAAGAGCGTCATCATCAACCGTCCGCGCGAAGAGGTCTACCGGTTCTGGCGGAACTTCGAGAACCTCCCCCGCTTTATGCGCCACCTCGAGTCGGTGCGCAGCACCGACGGACGCTCCCACTGGGTAGTGCGCGAGCCGGGCGGCATCACGGTGGAGTGGGATGCGGAGATGACCGAAGACCGGGAAAACGAGTTCATCGCATGGCATACTCTCGAGAATGCCGATATCCGGCATAAAGGCAAGGTCATGTTCAGCGATGCGACCGGCGGCCGGGGCACCGAGGTGAGAGTGAAGATGAAGTACCGCCCTCCGTTGGGCGCGCTCGGAGCAGCGGCAGCGAAACTGCTCACTGCGATACCGAAGAACCAGCTCGAAGAGGACCTGCGGAACTTCAAGCAGGTCATGGAGGCGGGAGAGATCCCGACGACCGAGGGGCAGCCCTCGGGCAGGCAGCGGCGCTGA
- a CDS encoding zinc-dependent alcohol dehydrogenase: MKALCWYGKNDVRVKDVPAPSVINPHDAIVRVTLSAICGSDLHLYDGYVPTLREGDILGHEFMGVVVDAGSAVETVRPGDRVVASFTISCGHCFFCANDMWSLCDNSNPNAAMMEKVYGYATAGFYGYAHMFGGYAGGQAEYVRVPFADTGLLKLSDGVPDEQALFLSDVFPTGYMAAENCGIRPGDTVAVWGCGPVGQFAIKSAYLLGAERVIAIDRFPERLGMAHEEGKAEVIDYTQVDLDETLADMTGGRGPDACIDAVGMEAHGTGIDAWYDRAKQAVRLESDRPTALRQAIKICRKGGTVSVPGVYGGFIDKMPMGAVFNKGLTIKTGQTHVQKYMRPLLEHIEQGRIDPSFIITHRLRLEDAPRGYDIFKHKEENCIKVVLKP; this comes from the coding sequence ATGAAGGCATTATGCTGGTACGGGAAGAACGACGTGCGGGTAAAGGACGTGCCCGCACCCTCTGTCATAAATCCGCACGACGCGATCGTGCGCGTAACGCTCTCCGCGATATGCGGGTCCGATCTGCACCTCTACGACGGGTATGTCCCGACCCTGAGGGAGGGCGACATCCTCGGCCATGAGTTCATGGGGGTGGTGGTCGATGCCGGCAGCGCGGTCGAGACCGTGAGGCCCGGAGACCGGGTGGTCGCCTCGTTCACGATCTCCTGCGGCCACTGCTTCTTCTGCGCCAACGATATGTGGTCGCTCTGCGACAACTCCAACCCGAACGCCGCGATGATGGAGAAGGTGTACGGCTACGCGACCGCAGGGTTTTACGGATATGCGCATATGTTCGGCGGCTACGCGGGAGGCCAGGCGGAGTATGTGCGCGTGCCGTTTGCCGATACGGGGCTGCTGAAGCTCTCCGACGGCGTGCCGGACGAACAGGCCCTCTTCCTTTCGGATGTCTTTCCCACGGGCTATATGGCTGCGGAGAACTGCGGCATCAGGCCGGGAGACACGGTTGCGGTGTGGGGCTGCGGCCCGGTGGGCCAGTTCGCGATCAAGAGCGCCTACCTGCTCGGCGCCGAGCGGGTCATCGCCATCGACCGGTTTCCCGAGCGGCTCGGCATGGCGCATGAGGAGGGCAAGGCCGAGGTGATCGACTATACGCAGGTGGACCTCGACGAGACCCTTGCGGATATGACCGGCGGCCGGGGGCCCGACGCCTGCATCGACGCCGTGGGCATGGAAGCCCACGGGACCGGCATCGACGCATGGTACGACCGGGCGAAGCAGGCGGTGCGTCTCGAGAGCGACCGCCCCACGGCGCTCCGCCAGGCGATCAAAATCTGCAGAAAAGGGGGCACCGTCTCGGTCCCCGGGGTTTACGGCGGCTTCATCGATAAAATGCCGATGGGCGCCGTGTTCAACAAGGGACTGACCATCAAGACAGGGCAGACGCATGTCCAGAAGTACATGCGGCCGCTCCTCGAGCACATAGAGCAGGGGCGCATCGACCCCTCGTTCATTATCACGCATCGCCTGCGCCTCGAGGACGCGCCGCGCGGCTACGATATCTTCAAACATAAAGAGGAGAACTGCATCAAGGTCGTTCTCAAGCCGTAA
- a CDS encoding glycosyltransferase, with the protein MRIVMFYHSLLSDWNHGNAHFLRGIASELLSRGHTVAVYEPRNGWSLSNLLEEHGTAPLREFRGAYPHLTSIRYRRETLDLDRALDRADLVIVHEWNDHDLVRRIGEYRSRAGGLTLLFHDTHHRSVTAPELMAAYDLSHYDGVLAFGEVVRTIYLSRGWTQRAWVWHEAADTRIFYPDSARGEEGCEGDLVWIGNWGDEERTAELQEFLLGPVKRLGLKTRMHGVRYPRHARDMIAGAGIEYRGWLPNYRVPRVFARFRLTLHVIRRPYVQALPGIPTIRPFEALACGIPLICAPWEDAEGLFTPGEDFLVARNGNEMLRHMKTLLRDAEMSRALAEHGYRTVVSRHTCAHRVDELLAVCRELRGVNPE; encoded by the coding sequence ATGCGTATCGTGATGTTCTATCACTCGCTCCTCTCGGACTGGAACCACGGCAATGCGCATTTTCTGCGCGGCATCGCCTCGGAGCTCCTGTCGCGCGGGCATACGGTGGCGGTGTACGAGCCCCGGAACGGCTGGAGTCTCTCGAACCTCCTCGAAGAGCACGGCACCGCGCCGCTCCGTGAGTTCCGCGGGGCCTATCCCCATCTCACGAGCATACGCTACCGCCGCGAGACGCTCGATCTCGACCGTGCGCTCGACCGCGCCGACCTGGTCATCGTGCATGAATGGAACGATCACGACCTGGTGCGGCGCATCGGGGAGTACCGGAGCCGGGCAGGCGGCCTTACCCTCCTCTTTCATGATACCCACCACCGCTCGGTGACGGCGCCGGAGCTGATGGCGGCCTATGACCTGTCGCACTACGACGGCGTGCTCGCCTTCGGCGAGGTCGTCCGCACGATCTATCTCTCGCGCGGCTGGACGCAGCGGGCATGGGTCTGGCACGAGGCTGCGGATACCAGGATATTCTACCCCGACAGCGCTCGCGGAGAAGAAGGGTGCGAGGGCGACCTCGTCTGGATCGGGAACTGGGGCGATGAAGAGCGGACCGCGGAGCTGCAGGAGTTCCTGCTCGGGCCGGTGAAGCGACTCGGGCTGAAGACGCGCATGCACGGCGTGCGCTATCCCCGGCATGCGCGGGACATGATCGCCGGCGCAGGGATCGAATACCGCGGGTGGCTCCCGAATTACAGGGTACCGCGGGTCTTTGCGCGTTTCAGGCTCACGCTCCATGTGATCCGGCGTCCCTATGTGCAGGCGCTGCCCGGGATCCCGACGATCCGTCCCTTCGAGGCGCTCGCCTGCGGCATCCCCCTGATATGCGCGCCCTGGGAAGATGCGGAGGGCCTGTTTACTCCGGGCGAGGACTTTCTCGTTGCGCGCAACGGCAACGAGATGCTGCGCCATATGAAGACCCTGCTGCGGGACGCCGAGATGTCCCGCGCGCTTGCGGAGCACGGATACCGGACGGTCGTCAGCCGCCACACCTGCGCTCACCGCGTGGATGAGCTGCTCGCTGTTTGCCGGGAGCTCAGGGGAGTGAATCCGGAATGA
- a CDS encoding glycosyltransferase, translated as MKLVIFGLTISSSWGNGHATLWRGLCRALVRRGHRVVFFERDVPYYAHHRDLIELSGVTLCFYQSWSAVLPVAREQLADADAGMVTSYCPDGVAASELVGCSPVRLRTFYDMDTPVTLERVRGGQPVSYIGPRGLRDFDLVLSYTGGKALEELRTLLGAPRVAPLYGSVDPSTHYPVPSVDAYRADLSYLGTYADDRQRMLQALLVETSRRLPRRRFLIGGSLYPESFPWGENICYIPHVPPPEHPSFFCSSTFTLNVTRGAMAEMGYCPSGRLFEAAACAAPLISDCWEGLEQFFSIGAEIAIARTTEEVMAALEMSPDRIARIGRAAQERVLAEHTADQRVRDLERALDAAGHALAEFGAYRYYPSTAED; from the coding sequence ATGAAACTGGTCATCTTCGGACTCACGATAAGCTCTTCCTGGGGAAACGGGCATGCGACGCTCTGGCGCGGGCTCTGCCGCGCATTGGTGCGGCGGGGGCACCGGGTCGTCTTTTTCGAGCGGGACGTCCCCTACTATGCGCACCACCGCGACCTCATCGAGCTCTCCGGCGTGACGCTCTGCTTCTACCAGAGCTGGTCCGCGGTGCTGCCTGTTGCCCGGGAGCAGCTTGCCGATGCCGATGCCGGCATGGTGACCTCCTACTGTCCCGACGGGGTCGCCGCGTCGGAACTGGTAGGATGCTCGCCGGTGAGACTGCGTACGTTCTACGACATGGATACCCCGGTGACTCTGGAGCGCGTACGCGGGGGCCAGCCGGTCTCCTATATCGGCCCCCGCGGCCTCCGGGACTTCGACCTGGTGCTGAGCTACACCGGAGGGAAGGCGCTGGAGGAGCTCCGGACGCTCCTGGGCGCACCCCGTGTCGCGCCGCTTTACGGGAGCGTCGATCCCTCGACGCACTACCCCGTGCCGTCCGTCGACGCCTACCGGGCCGACCTCTCCTATCTGGGGACGTACGCCGACGACCGCCAGCGGATGCTCCAGGCGCTGCTGGTCGAGACCTCCCGGAGGCTCCCCCGGCGGCGCTTTCTCATCGGCGGCTCCCTCTACCCGGAATCGTTTCCGTGGGGGGAGAATATCTGCTACATCCCTCACGTGCCGCCGCCGGAGCATCCCTCCTTCTTCTGCTCCTCGACCTTTACGCTGAATGTCACCCGCGGGGCGATGGCGGAGATGGGGTACTGTCCGTCGGGCCGTCTCTTCGAGGCAGCGGCCTGCGCAGCGCCGCTGATCAGCGACTGCTGGGAGGGCCTCGAGCAGTTCTTCTCGATCGGCGCCGAGATCGCCATTGCACGGACGACGGAGGAGGTGATGGCTGCGCTCGAGATGTCTCCTGACCGGATCGCCCGGATCGGCCGGGCTGCGCAGGAGCGCGTGCTGGCCGAGCACACGGCCGACCAGCGCGTCCGCGACCTCGAGCGGGCGCTGGACGCCGCAGGACATGCGCTTGCGGAGTTCGGCGCATACCGGTACTACCCTTCAACCGCGGAGGATTAG
- a CDS encoding glycosyltransferase, protein MSSRQLTIVMLGLSITSSWGNGHATTYRGLVRGLVERGHTVLFLEREVPWYADNRDLPKPPYCRTEIYLSLTDLKKRFAAEVREADAVIVGSYVPEGIAVGEWVTATARGITAFYDIDTPVTMAKLEYGDAAYLSASLIPRYRLYLSFTGGPLLDGIEKRYGSPLARPLYCSVDPELYFFREAGKRWDIGYLGTYSDDRQPLLDRLLLEPARRSERCRYVVAGPQYPESIVWPYNVERIVHLNPAEHCAFYNGQRFTLNITRADMVRAGYSPSVRLFEAAACATPIISDYWEGLEQFLEPGKEILVSRSPEDTLQYLHDIAEQDRLALGARARERVLSQHTAAHRAAELEGYIAEVISGS, encoded by the coding sequence ATGAGCTCCCGGCAACTGACTATCGTCATGCTCGGGCTGTCGATCACCTCCTCCTGGGGCAACGGACATGCGACGACCTACCGGGGGCTCGTCCGGGGGCTGGTGGAGCGGGGGCATACGGTGCTGTTCCTCGAGCGCGAGGTGCCGTGGTATGCGGACAACCGCGACCTTCCCAAACCGCCCTATTGCCGCACGGAGATATATCTCAGCCTGACGGATCTGAAAAAGCGCTTTGCGGCCGAGGTGCGGGAGGCGGATGCGGTGATCGTCGGCTCGTACGTGCCCGAAGGCATAGCGGTCGGGGAATGGGTCACCGCAACCGCACGGGGCATTACCGCCTTCTATGACATCGATACCCCGGTGACCATGGCGAAGCTGGAGTACGGAGATGCCGCCTACCTTTCGGCATCCCTGATCCCGCGCTACCGCCTGTATCTCTCGTTTACCGGGGGGCCCCTGCTCGACGGCATCGAAAAGCGCTACGGCTCTCCCCTGGCCCGGCCGCTCTACTGCTCGGTCGACCCCGAGCTGTACTTCTTCCGGGAGGCCGGGAAGCGGTGGGATATCGGGTATCTCGGCACCTACAGCGACGACCGCCAGCCGCTCCTCGACCGGCTGCTGCTCGAGCCGGCGCGCCGGAGCGAGCGCTGCCGGTATGTCGTGGCCGGGCCGCAGTATCCCGAGAGCATCGTATGGCCGTACAACGTGGAGCGCATCGTGCACCTGAACCCCGCGGAGCACTGCGCGTTCTATAACGGCCAGCGCTTCACGCTGAATATCACCAGGGCCGATATGGTGCGCGCCGGCTACTCGCCCAGCGTGCGGCTCTTCGAGGCAGCGGCCTGCGCTACCCCCATTATCAGTGATTACTGGGAAGGACTGGAACAGTTCCTGGAGCCCGGGAAGGAGATCCTCGTCTCCCGTTCACCCGAGGACACGCTGCAGTACCTCCACGATATTGCCGAGCAGGACCGCCTCGCCCTCGGTGCGCGGGCCCGGGAGCGCGTCCTTTCCCAGCACACGGCGGCGCATCGCGCAGCCGAGCTGGAGGGCTATATAGCGGAAGTGATCTCCGGGAGCTGA
- a CDS encoding TIGR04290 family methyltransferase encodes MTYHSSVPSSVPPDRLTPDEIRRRVAELGPWFHNLKLRGIETAPDHFLGDYPEVKWRHFAHAVPADLQGKSVLDIGCNAGFYAIEMKRRGAGQVVGIDSDADYLAQARFAAAVHGMEIEFQQLSVYEVARLGRSFDIVLFMGVLYHLRHPLFALDLLHRHVVRDLLIFQSMLRGSDEVAAIEDDYSFSERCIFEDPSFPRMHFIERKYSGDPTNWWLPNRACVEAMLRSASFEIIDHPEEEVYICRSLERKEGGIDD; translated from the coding sequence ATGACGTATCATTCCTCAGTTCCGTCTTCAGTCCCGCCGGACCGGCTCACCCCTGACGAGATCAGGAGGAGAGTGGCCGAGCTCGGTCCGTGGTTCCATAACCTCAAGCTGCGCGGCATCGAGACCGCTCCCGATCACTTCCTCGGCGACTACCCTGAAGTCAAATGGCGCCACTTCGCCCATGCCGTCCCTGCCGACCTGCAGGGGAAGTCGGTGCTCGACATCGGCTGCAACGCCGGGTTCTACGCCATCGAGATGAAGCGGCGCGGCGCCGGACAGGTGGTGGGCATCGATTCGGATGCGGATTATCTTGCACAGGCGCGCTTCGCCGCCGCTGTCCACGGGATGGAGATCGAGTTTCAACAGCTCTCGGTATACGAAGTGGCGCGGCTGGGCAGGAGCTTCGATATCGTCCTCTTCATGGGGGTGCTCTATCACCTCCGCCACCCGCTCTTCGCCCTCGACCTCCTCCACCGCCATGTGGTCAGGGACCTGCTCATCTTTCAATCCATGCTGCGGGGCAGCGACGAGGTCGCTGCCATCGAAGACGACTACTCCTTCAGCGAGCGCTGCATATTCGAAGACCCTTCGTTTCCCCGGATGCATTTCATAGAGCGCAAGTACTCGGGGGATCCCACGAACTGGTGGCTCCCGAACCGCGCCTGCGTCGAGGCGATGCTCCGCAGCGCCTCGTTCGAGATCATCGACCACCCCGAAGAGGAGGTCTACATCTGCCGGTCCTTGGAAAGAAAGGAGGGGGGCATCGATGATTGA
- a CDS encoding glycosyltransferase has protein sequence MKGQHRMRIAFFGSSLVSAYWNGAATYYRGIIRELHRLDYRITFYEPDAYGRQQHRDIVDPPWARVVVYAADDEGLAAALDDARHADLIVKASGVGVFDEALEAAVLQIKRPGAAAAFWDVDAPATLDRVQQSPDDAFRALVPRYDFIFTYGGGDPVVTAYTLLGARHCIPIYNALDPATHYPVALDTRFSGDLGFIGNRLPDREARVKEFFIDVARRLPRCRFLLGGNGWEPPLPGNITYLGHVYTHEHNAFNSTPRAVLNINRESMARYGFSPPTRVFEAAGAGACLITDAWEGIELFLEPGREVLVARSGEEVAEQLLSLTVDRAAGIGEAALKRITAEHTYAHRARQLHAVLDAPAGRAGGCA, from the coding sequence ATGAAAGGACAGCACCGTATGCGCATCGCCTTTTTCGGTTCGAGTCTCGTCTCGGCCTACTGGAACGGGGCGGCGACCTATTACCGCGGCATTATCCGCGAGCTCCACCGGCTGGACTACCGGATCACCTTCTATGAGCCGGATGCTTACGGGCGGCAGCAGCACCGCGATATCGTCGATCCCCCCTGGGCCCGTGTCGTCGTCTACGCAGCCGACGACGAGGGCCTCGCCGCTGCCCTCGACGACGCGCGTCATGCCGACCTCATCGTCAAGGCGAGCGGCGTCGGCGTCTTCGATGAAGCGCTCGAAGCAGCGGTCCTCCAGATAAAGCGGCCCGGCGCAGCGGCTGCCTTCTGGGATGTGGACGCCCCCGCGACCCTCGACCGCGTTCAGCAGAGTCCGGACGATGCCTTCCGCGCGCTCGTCCCCCGCTACGACTTCATCTTTACCTATGGAGGCGGCGACCCGGTGGTGACGGCGTATACGTTGCTGGGGGCGCGGCATTGCATCCCTATCTATAATGCCCTCGACCCCGCGACCCACTACCCCGTCGCCCTCGATACGCGGTTCAGCGGCGACCTCGGCTTCATCGGCAACCGCCTCCCCGACCGGGAGGCGCGGGTGAAGGAGTTCTTCATCGATGTCGCGCGCCGGCTGCCCCGCTGCCGTTTTCTCCTGGGCGGCAACGGGTGGGAGCCACCGCTCCCCGGGAATATCACGTATCTCGGGCATGTCTATACGCATGAGCACAACGCATTCAACAGCACGCCGCGGGCGGTGCTCAACATCAACAGGGAGAGCATGGCCCGGTACGGATTCTCCCCGCCGACCCGCGTCTTCGAGGCTGCCGGCGCCGGCGCCTGCCTGATTACCGATGCCTGGGAGGGCATCGAGCTCTTCCTCGAGCCGGGGCGCGAGGTCCTCGTCGCCCGGAGCGGGGAGGAGGTCGCCGAGCAGCTCCTCTCGCTTACCGTCGACCGCGCCGCCGGGATCGGTGAGGCGGCGCTCAAGCGTATCACTGCAGAGCATACCTATGCCCACCGGGCGAGGCAGCTGCATGCCGTGCTCGATGCCCCTGCAGGTCGTGCAGGAGGGTGTGCATGA
- a CDS encoding sugar phosphate nucleotidyltransferase, whose protein sequence is MWGIIPAAGVGSRIQPLAFSKELLPVGSRLDQGVERPRAVSEYLVDRMIAGGATKICFIIAPGKSDILEYYEGNVSSAHVCYTVQPRPAGLCDAIFRVLPLIHPDEQVIVGLPDTIWFPEEGFRLLDDAALSFLLFPVEHPELFDAVVTDDRGAVREIQVKQPRPATSWIWGGFKLSGAVLRGLFALWSERDRSDEYIGTLVNAYLARGGEARGVKGGQSYVDVGTLNGYREAIKLLSART, encoded by the coding sequence ATGTGGGGAATCATTCCCGCCGCAGGCGTCGGCAGCAGGATACAGCCGCTCGCCTTCTCGAAGGAGCTGCTCCCGGTGGGCAGCCGGCTCGACCAGGGAGTCGAACGGCCCCGCGCGGTCAGCGAGTATCTCGTCGACCGGATGATCGCGGGCGGTGCGACAAAGATATGCTTCATTATCGCTCCGGGCAAATCGGATATCCTGGAATACTACGAGGGCAATGTGAGCTCAGCACACGTCTGCTATACCGTACAGCCCCGTCCCGCCGGACTCTGCGACGCCATCTTCCGCGTTCTTCCGCTGATCCATCCCGACGAACAGGTGATCGTGGGACTGCCGGACACCATCTGGTTTCCCGAAGAGGGGTTCCGCCTTCTCGATGACGCGGCCCTCTCGTTCCTCCTGTTTCCGGTCGAGCACCCCGAGCTCTTCGATGCGGTCGTCACCGATGACAGGGGCGCCGTCCGCGAGATACAGGTGAAGCAGCCCCGGCCCGCCACCTCATGGATATGGGGAGGGTTCAAGCTCTCCGGGGCGGTCTTGCGCGGCCTCTTTGCGCTCTGGTCCGAGCGGGACCGCAGTGACGAGTATATCGGCACGCTCGTCAACGCCTACCTGGCGCGCGGCGGTGAGGCCCGGGGCGTGAAGGGCGGGCAGTCCTATGTGGACGTGGGGACCCTCAACGGCTACCGTGAAGCGATCAAACTGCTCAGTGCGCGAACATGA
- a CDS encoding glycosyltransferase — protein sequence MQHRAVHAPLTVLNVAYPLAPVGPDAVGGAEQVLGMIDDFLVRSGHRSVVIACEGSAVRGALISTPRVEGRIDEAARAFVREQHRRAIKKALSAGHIDVVHMHGIDFEHYLPPEGAPALVTLHLPLAWYPPSSLRPARPLTYLHTVSAAQHATRPRSLDLLPPIDNGVPVEELSLTVSKRNFVLSLGRICPEKGFHLALDAAGRAGIPLILAGALYPYEVHMRYFTEEIRPRLEGRQHRFLGPVGFFRKRRLLTAARCLLIPSLVAETSSLAAMEALACGTPVIAFPSGALADIVEQGKTGFIVRDVREMAEAIAAAPEIDPGLCRSEARRRFSHTAMVQRYLERYCALAANRKLSSKECEVS from the coding sequence ATGCAGCATAGGGCCGTCCATGCGCCGCTGACCGTGCTCAATGTCGCCTATCCGCTGGCGCCGGTCGGTCCCGATGCCGTGGGCGGCGCAGAGCAGGTGCTCGGCATGATCGATGACTTCCTCGTGCGTTCGGGCCACCGGTCGGTCGTCATCGCCTGCGAGGGCTCGGCGGTGAGGGGCGCTCTTATCAGTACTCCCCGGGTCGAAGGACGCATCGACGAAGCGGCGCGCGCCTTTGTGAGGGAGCAGCATCGAAGGGCTATAAAGAAGGCGCTCTCCGCCGGGCACATCGATGTCGTGCATATGCACGGCATCGATTTCGAGCACTACCTCCCCCCCGAGGGAGCGCCGGCGCTGGTGACGCTCCACCTGCCGCTCGCCTGGTATCCGCCGAGCTCCCTGCGGCCCGCGCGGCCGCTGACGTATCTCCATACCGTCTCTGCGGCGCAGCATGCGACCCGCCCGCGCAGTCTGGACCTGCTGCCGCCGATCGACAACGGCGTGCCGGTCGAAGAGCTCTCTCTCACCGTGAGCAAGCGGAACTTCGTCCTTTCCCTGGGCAGGATCTGCCCCGAGAAAGGATTCCATCTCGCCCTCGATGCCGCGGGCCGGGCCGGTATCCCGCTGATCCTCGCCGGCGCGCTGTATCCGTATGAGGTGCATATGCGTTATTTCACCGAAGAGATCCGGCCCCGCCTCGAGGGCCGGCAGCACCGCTTTCTCGGCCCCGTGGGATTCTTTCGCAAACGCCGCCTCCTCACTGCAGCGCGGTGCCTGCTCATACCGAGCCTCGTGGCAGAGACGAGCTCGCTGGCAGCCATGGAGGCCCTCGCCTGCGGAACGCCGGTCATCGCCTTCCCTTCGGGAGCGCTCGCGGATATCGTCGAACAGGGCAAGACCGGCTTTATCGTGCGCGACGTGCGGGAGATGGCCGAGGCCATTGCAGCGGCGCCGGAAATAGACCCCGGGCTCTGCAGGAGCGAGGCGAGGAGGCGCTTTTCCCATACCGCCATGGTGCAGCGCTACCTGGAGCGGTATTGTGCCCTTGCTGCGAACAGGAAGCTCTCTTCAAAAGAATGTGAGGTATCATGA